The Pseudomonas sp. DG56-2 genome contains a region encoding:
- a CDS encoding class I SAM-dependent methyltransferase — translation MATPYLSKDVYQHNQNVWNRLAREGCDWSKPVSSEVIQAARRGEWQIQLIPAELPAGWLDDVQGKRILCLAGSGGQQAPVLAAAGADVVVVDASQDQLALDEMVAKRDNLSLRTVLGDMQDLSAFNDESFDLIFHPISNLYVPNIQKVWAECCRVLCKGGKLLSSFYNPAVFVFERSADLAKEGLMKPRFTLPYADITDLSEGEIADKIARNEAFVFGHTLAEQINGQLQAGLLLTGFEEAFQPTPRFLIDNYMPTFIATCSVKPR, via the coding sequence ATGGCTACCCCCTATCTCTCGAAAGATGTTTACCAACATAATCAGAACGTCTGGAATCGACTTGCTCGCGAAGGTTGTGATTGGTCAAAACCCGTTTCTTCGGAAGTTATTCAGGCTGCCCGAAGAGGGGAGTGGCAAATACAGCTAATCCCTGCAGAACTCCCAGCAGGATGGCTTGACGATGTGCAAGGGAAGCGTATTTTATGCCTGGCTGGTTCCGGAGGACAACAAGCTCCAGTGTTGGCGGCTGCGGGGGCTGACGTAGTTGTGGTGGATGCTTCTCAAGATCAGTTGGCACTAGATGAGATGGTTGCAAAACGGGACAATCTGTCTCTACGCACAGTCTTGGGAGATATGCAGGACTTGTCAGCATTTAATGATGAATCCTTTGACCTGATTTTTCATCCGATTTCGAATCTGTATGTGCCTAATATTCAGAAAGTGTGGGCTGAATGTTGTCGCGTCCTCTGTAAAGGAGGGAAATTGCTCAGCAGCTTCTACAACCCGGCGGTATTTGTTTTTGAGCGCTCTGCTGATCTAGCCAAGGAAGGTTTAATGAAGCCGCGTTTTACACTGCCCTACGCCGATATAACTGATCTGAGTGAGGGTGAAATTGCAGACAAGATTGCCAGAAATGAGGCTTTCGTATTCGGTCACACTTTGGCGGAACAAATAAATGGGCAGTTGCAGGCTGGTTTGTTGCTTACAGGCTTCGAGGAAGCTTTTCAGCCGACGCCGCGGTTTCTGATCGATAATTACATGCCAACTTTTATCGCAACGTGCTCAGTTAAGCCGAGGTGA
- a CDS encoding YceK/YidQ family lipoprotein produces MKFVNTLLMSSLLTGCGTINTVFNDDMISSNKLARWHSHCDAIPRIYSGVAMNYCLLDAEPRCAVGFDGYPGTPLIVFDIALSGIADTVMLPYTIYLQTEHGDIPKAHFE; encoded by the coding sequence ATGAAATTCGTAAACACGCTGCTCATGTCTAGCTTGTTAACAGGTTGCGGGACGATCAACACCGTCTTCAACGATGACATGATTTCAAGCAACAAGCTTGCCCGCTGGCACTCACATTGCGACGCCATTCCACGAATCTACAGCGGTGTCGCAATGAATTACTGCCTTCTGGATGCAGAGCCCCGCTGCGCTGTCGGCTTCGATGGCTACCCTGGGACGCCGTTGATAGTTTTCGATATCGCGCTCTCTGGCATAGCTGACACTGTAATGTTGCCCTACACAATCTATCTGCAGACCGAACACGGAGATATTCCAAAGGCGCATTTCGAGTAG
- a CDS encoding thioesterase family protein, with protein MPNSVIVKRKVLFGDCDPEGIVYTPRFSYFVIEAVHDALSVWLSGPGLRTLLGFDLLPPARAFSLEFLHPVTWDDELSMTVTVSSVSLHSFTFAIEGNLAPAIKAFTASLTHVCVSPVTKEIIEVPQALRALLTPDACRGSRATAGG; from the coding sequence GTGCCGAACTCAGTGATTGTCAAAAGAAAGGTGTTGTTTGGCGACTGCGACCCGGAAGGGATTGTCTATACGCCCAGATTTTCGTACTTCGTGATTGAGGCCGTTCATGATGCGCTTTCAGTTTGGCTGTCTGGTCCTGGTCTGAGAACTCTGTTGGGTTTTGATTTGTTGCCTCCGGCAAGGGCATTTTCGCTGGAGTTCCTCCATCCGGTCACTTGGGATGATGAACTTTCCATGACGGTAACTGTTTCCAGTGTTTCGCTTCACTCGTTCACATTTGCAATCGAGGGAAATCTAGCGCCAGCTATCAAGGCATTTACCGCAAGCCTGACACATGTTTGCGTCTCACCGGTTACCAAGGAAATTATTGAAGTTCCTCAAGCGCTGAGAGCGTTACTTACCCCTGATGCGTGCAGAGGGAGTAGAGCGACGGCCGGGGGCTGA
- a CDS encoding DUF3016 domain-containing protein, giving the protein MRPVLIFVALSLAVTSSLAQTPPGPSVEVIYDNPEHFRDASLDSNGYERGADQQVMKELRSYLQTLGKRYLPPGQTLRIDIRDIDLAGRYEPWHRQAYSIRFMRDITWPSIDLHYVLSQQGQPLSQADARVTDKFYLQRPGRSANSDRLYAEKAMLEEWFRKQFAVQHQNSS; this is encoded by the coding sequence ATGCGCCCTGTATTGATCTTTGTCGCCTTGAGCTTAGCCGTCACAAGCAGCCTGGCTCAAACACCGCCCGGCCCTTCGGTGGAGGTCATCTACGACAACCCCGAACACTTTCGCGATGCAAGCCTGGACAGTAATGGCTACGAGCGCGGCGCCGACCAGCAGGTGATGAAGGAGCTGCGCAGTTACCTGCAAACACTGGGCAAACGCTATCTGCCCCCCGGCCAGACCCTGCGTATCGATATCCGCGATATCGACCTCGCCGGTCGCTACGAGCCTTGGCATCGGCAGGCCTACAGCATTCGCTTCATGCGTGATATCACTTGGCCAAGTATTGACCTGCACTATGTACTATCGCAACAAGGCCAGCCGTTAAGTCAGGCCGATGCGCGGGTCACCGACAAGTTCTACCTGCAACGGCCGGGACGCAGCGCCAACAGCGATCGACTGTATGCCGAGAAGGCCATGCTCGAAGAGTGGTTTCGCAAACAGTTTGCCGTTCAGCATCAGAACTCGTCCTGA
- a CDS encoding metallophosphoesterase: MSRIEQFAINRQGRDYAVGDIHGHFERLQEQLSAIGFNSAVDRLFSVGDLVDRGPQCPQVLDWLDQPWFHAVQGNHEALAVTHVSGGWLDYDQYRAAGGGWFLDLPDNEQARFAERFARMPLALEVQTSAGLVGLLHADCPCASWAEMCEQLQRQAPHELQEYCQWSRRRLKADDERPIAGLRALIVGHTPLSEVRVLGNIWHIDTGGWNRGHFSLLALDTLSLANV, translated from the coding sequence GTGAGTCGTATCGAGCAGTTTGCCATTAACCGGCAAGGCAGGGATTACGCCGTGGGTGATATTCACGGTCACTTCGAGCGCCTGCAAGAACAGCTGTCAGCGATCGGTTTTAATTCGGCAGTGGATCGATTGTTCAGCGTGGGGGACCTGGTCGACCGCGGCCCGCAGTGCCCCCAGGTCCTGGATTGGTTGGACCAGCCATGGTTTCACGCTGTGCAAGGTAACCACGAAGCGCTGGCGGTGACCCATGTCAGTGGCGGCTGGTTGGATTATGACCAGTATCGTGCCGCTGGCGGTGGCTGGTTTCTCGACCTGCCGGACAACGAGCAAGCACGTTTCGCCGAGCGCTTTGCGCGCATGCCGCTGGCCCTGGAGGTGCAAACGTCTGCTGGGCTGGTTGGGCTGTTGCATGCCGACTGTCCGTGTGCCAGTTGGGCCGAAATGTGTGAACAACTGCAACGCCAGGCTCCCCATGAACTGCAGGAGTACTGCCAATGGTCGCGTCGGCGCCTGAAGGCCGATGACGAGCGACCGATTGCCGGATTGCGTGCATTAATCGTCGGCCATACGCCGCTGAGCGAGGTTCGGGTACTGGGCAATATCTGGCATATCGACACGGGTGGCTGGAATCGTGGCCACTTCAGTTTGTTGGCTTTGGACACCTTGAGTCTGGCCAACGTGTAG